In Sciurus carolinensis chromosome 13, mSciCar1.2, whole genome shotgun sequence, a genomic segment contains:
- the B3gnt2 gene encoding N-acetyllactosaminide beta-1,3-N-acetylglucosaminyltransferase 2 encodes MSVGRRRIKLLGILMMANAFIYLIVEVSKSSNQEKNGKGEVIIPKEKFWKISSLPPQAYWNREQEKLNKRYNPILNVLANQTGDVYGSSNTSHLNYCEPDLRVMSVVTDFNNLPDRFKDFLLYLRCRNYSLLIDQPNKCAKKPFLLLAIKSLTPHFARRQAIRESWGRETNEGNQTVVRVFLLGQTPPEDNHPDLSDMLKFESEKHQDILMWNYRDTFFNLSLKEVLFLRWVSTSCPDTEFVFKGDDDVFVNTHHILNYLNSFPKHKAKDLFIGDVIHNAGPHRDKKLKYYIPEVVFSGVYPPYAGGGGFLYSGHLALRLYNITDRVHLYPIDDVYTGMCLQKLGLVPEKHKGFRTFDIEEKNKNNICSYVDLMLVHSRKPQEMIDIWSRLQNAHLKC; translated from the coding sequence ATGAGTGTTGGACGTCGAAGAATAAAGTTGTTGGGTATCCTGATGATGGCAAATGCCTTCATTTATTTGATTGTGGAAGTCTCCAAAAGCagtaaccaagaaaaaaatggaaagggggaAGTAATAATACCCAAAGAAAAGTTCTGGAAGATATCTAGCTTACCTCCCCAAGCATACTGGAACAGGGAACAAGAAAAGCTGAACAAGCGGTACAATCCCATTTTGAACGTGTTGGCCAACCAAACGGGAGATGTATATGGGTCATCAAATACAAGCCATCTGAATTATTGTGAACCTGACCTGAGGGTCATGTCAGTTGTGACAGATTTTAACAATTTGCCGGACAGATTTAAAGACTTTCTCCTGTATTTGAGATGTCGAAATTATTCACTGCTTATAGATCAACCGAATAAATGTGCAAAGAAACCCTTCTTATTGCTGGCAATTAAGTCTCTCACTCCACATTTTGCCAGAAGGCAAGCAATTCGGGAGTCCTGGGGCAGAGAAACCAACGAGGGGAACCAGACAGTGGTGCGAGTCTTCTTACTGGGCCAGACTCCCCCAGAAGACAACCACCCTGACCTTTCCGACATGCTGAAATTTGAGAGTGAGAAGCACCAAGACATTCTTATGTGGAACTATAGAGACACTTTCTTCAACTTGTCTCTGAAGGAAGTGCTGTTTCTCAGGTGGGTGAGCACTTCCTGCCCAGACACAGAGTTTGTTTTCAAGGGCGATGACGATGTTTTTGTGAACACTCATCACATCCTGAATTACTTGAATAGCTTTCCCAAGCACAAAGCCAAAGATTTGTTTATAGGTGATGTGATCCACAATGCTGGTCCTCATCGAGACAAGAAACTGAAGTACTACATCCCAGAGGTGGTTTTCTCTGGGGTCTACCCACCTTATGCAGGGGGAGGTGGGTTCCTCTACTCCGGCCACCTGGCCCTGAGGCTGTACAACATAACTGACCGGGTCCATCTTTACCCCATTGATGACGTTTATACTGGAATGTGCCTTCAGAAACTTGGCCTCGTTCCAGAAAAACACAAAGGCTTCAGGACATTTGATATCgaggagaaaaataagaataacatcTGTTCTTACGTAGATCTGATGTTAGTACATAGTAGAAAACCTCAAGAGATGATTGATATTTGGTCTCGGTTGCAAAATGctcatttaaaatgctaa